The Rhodococcus sp. ABRD24 genome contains the following window.
GCCGCGTTCGCCGTCGCGATCGTCGCGGTGGCCCGGTGGCGCGGACTGCGTGCGCTACTGGGACTCGGCATTGCGTTCGGCGTCCTGGTGGTGTTTACCCTGCCCGCACTGCTGGACGGTAAGCCGGCGATGCCCGTCGCGCTGGTCTCTGGCGCGGCGATCCTCTACGCCGTGCTGTACCTGGCGCACGGGGTGAATCTGCGGACCAGTTCGGCGCTGCTCGGGACCCTCGCCTCGATGGTGGTGGCGGCCGTGCTGTCGGTCGTCGCGATTCGGATGACGCACCTGACGGGCCTGTCCGAGCAACAGAACGCCGACGTGCAGGCATACATCCAGCACGTGAGTATCACCGGACTGTTGCTCGCCGGATTCATCATCGGCTCGCTCGGCGTGCTCAACGACGTCACGATCACGCAGGCCTCGGCCGCCTTCGAGCTGGCGGCCATCGACGAAACCGCAACCCGGCGCACGGTATTCGCGTCCGCCATGCGAGTGGGACGCGATCACATCGCGAGCACCGTGTACACGCTGGTCCTGGCCTACGCAGGTGGGGCGCTGCCGCTCCTGCTGCTGTTCTCCGTCGCGGGTGGGTCCATCGGTGACGTGCTGACCGGCGATGCGGTCGCGATCGAGATCGTCCGGGCATCCGTCGGCGGTATCGCCCTGGCACTGTCGGTGCCGCTCACCACGGCGATCGCCGCACTACTGGCGCGCCCACCGGCCTACCGCTCCGCGGCGGTACCCGGACCCCGCCGCAGCGGGCGGCACGCCCGCTGACACCGACCGTCACGGTCCCGCAGGTAAAGATGTCGGTGGGACCTGTACTTGACCGAAGATGCTGTCGCCGTAGCCCAGTCCGATCCCGATCGCGGCAATGACGACGAGCGCCGCGCCGGCCAGCACGGCACCGACGATCTGCCGCCGGGATACGGTTCGGCGGGCGCGCGTGGAGGACGCCGACCGCAGCCGCCGTGCCGTCGCCGGAGCAGACCTGCCGCCCCGGGCTGTTGCGGCCGGAGACGCCGGCGGCCGAGCAAGCAGTGCGGCGCCGTGGGCTGCCACCAGCTCCGGATTGGGTGGGGTCACG
Protein-coding sequences here:
- a CDS encoding YibE/F family protein, encoding MTSDPGPHSGHGHGHFSGPTPVGPIAARVVVGLLVAIAIAVLAGAAFLWPSRAHIEIPLPFQTAGGGAVTTEAGTIIAQDLAPCGSPSAGRAFTGDPAPPPGNAYECRRSIVTIESGPNQGTRTLLEIVPGPGQPDLRVGEKVRLVRQTDSSGATIYSFNDYSRALPLGLIVAAFAVAIVAVARWRGLRALLGLGIAFGVLVVFTLPALLDGKPAMPVALVSGAAILYAVLYLAHGVNLRTSSALLGTLASMVVAAVLSVVAIRMTHLTGLSEQQNADVQAYIQHVSITGLLLAGFIIGSLGVLNDVTITQASAAFELAAIDETATRRTVFASAMRVGRDHIASTVYTLVLAYAGGALPLLLLFSVAGGSIGDVLTGDAVAIEIVRASVGGIALALSVPLTTAIAALLARPPAYRSAAVPGPRRSGRHAR